The DNA segment ACGAGTTGATGCAGGAACTTGCCTTAGTTAAAGGTACAGCTGCACAAACTAAGTTCAAACCTGATCCTTTTCTATGCAGAGCTCTTCTCTAAGGTCAAAAGTGTTCTCCTCAAGGTTTCCCACCCAATGACTGCTTTCAGTTTGTCACGTTAGGTGCAGTGTGGAAGATTATTCCACGAtcaatggtctttgatcaatgattgttgatcaatggtcatgacaatttgcatattcatgatcaaggaactgacgtCACAgccagtgggctggtttcagtcattgtacaaatgtactgtttataagactggaaagctgcagtcagctgtgtgTGACCACCCAACAATTTATCGTTGATGGAGTTCATCTTGTTCCAGAACAAGGAAgggaaaatgcagctttttccCTTCTGCTGTCTTTCTCGAACTGAGCAAAACTACGACGTGGGAGAAGTGGAACTGCTAGCTGGCGGGAGGGAGCAGAACACCTGCTCATTGTTCATCGTTTGACTGACCACAAGCATCTTGCATATCTCACAGCAGCCACTCAAGACAAACCAGGTGGGCCCTCTCCTTTGCTTGGTTCAACTGTGTTATGATCTATAGACCCGGCAACCCAAAACGAGAAAGCCAACACTTTGTCCCGTCAATTCTCAACTTCTGATGCCACGGCAGAGGAGACCATTATTTTCCCGCCCTCCTgcattgtttgtttgctgtacTAAGAGATTGAGTCATTTTCTGCAATGCATAGCGGGACACATGTCCCAGATGTTGAACTTCACATCATATCATGCTTTGTAGATACTTGCAAATCTCTATAATATTAAAGCTTGGCATTCTACACAAAAAAGCTATGAAACCCTGAAAAAGAAccagctgtttttctgtgttctttAAATTAATATATTGACCATTATTAGCTGCAAAGGCCTTCGAAACGGATTTGCACAGGGCAGATGTATTCAGGTGAAAATGTATGACTATATTATGCCAAGCTTTTGAGGATCTTaatgtctttttcctttttggcaGTTTTGTTCGCTGACTGTGGCAGATCAATACTGAACTACAGGTTAAAAGTCTTCATATAACAGGAAAATTTTTCAGCTGCATTATTCACTTGGAAACTCAATCTCTGATTTTCAGAATCCATTTGTTCCATTCCAATCATATTACCAAATCATacacttttgttgttgttataaatgttattttggTTTTAGCGACAGCAATTCTTCGCttctttttgactttttaaagaTGCATCTTGTGGGCTTCAAGTATTTGGAGTTTCCATccaaacttctacattctgaagcCTCTACAGCTCTGAAGATATTCAGAGATGCTGAACCAAACAACCAACCGTGTCTTCTAAGcctacattttatttctttctagtTTGATGACAAAAAGTAGCCCCTCACTCAGCCGTACATCTCTGGGCTCAACTCTAAAGTCCAACCTCCTCCTTAGGTTTGTCCTTAAGGCTAAACGTCCAAATTCTTGAGACGTAACAAAATTCAGTTAAAATGAAGTCTTTATTTTAAACTAATCTTACAAACCAATACCAACTAAAAATTGGCAACTAATATTACCAAAGTCACTTTGACTATTCTCATAAACTGATCGGACTGCattcattttatatataaagCTCCAGTCACCTCAAAGTGTTACTGGGCACTGCGCTGGTATGGAATGAGTGATAAACGTCTGTACAGGTGTTTTTGAAGTAATAATCATCATAATCTCAAACTTCCAGGAGTAAACTCCACTGACACCAAGTCCACCTGTTTGTCCACAttcttttaaagatttcaaagTGAAACTTTTTGCACGGATACTGTggaattttctcttcttcctgttaaaccagTCCTCTCCCACTCAATCTTACTTGTCCTTTTAAACTTGTAATTGTTTCTACATACTGATTTCACCTATGTTCTCTATTTCCTTCGTGTACATTAGAGACAGTATCTTACTTTGTGTCGGTCACAGACAGACGGCTGGATCCTGGAGACTCCAGATCACTCATCTTCAGTCAGTCTGAGAGAGAAACCAGCAGTACTGACTGTGAAAGGAGAACCAGAATCATGGTGAATCTCTTTTCAGGAGTCACATCCAAGACTGACagaacaaaaaatgaaacacactCATGGTCTCGTAAAAAGTGACTGTGAGGAGAAGGAGGCAGGCCTTCATCAACACAAATCAaacaattattaattaattcgATTTTTGATGGAAAcggaaacaagcaaaatacgCACTTACTTTGACAGTTAATGATAATTATACTACTGTTTAACACCGCGTGTTTCCGTTTGAGTTAATCTAATTATGGTTCTGTGAAATAACACTCAGTGATTTTCAGAGTTCAGTCAGACTGATCTCAGAGTTATGTCCGTGATCACCACTGTATGAAAGCTTTAGTCACATTTAAGGGCAATATCaccaaaatacagtaaaagatCTCCTCCTTGAATGTTTCAgataaaatggaaaacagaCTCATGCagtaaatattcttttattggaGAGAAAACTGTGCAGTATAATTTACTCGAGATGTTGAAGATATGAGAGCATTAAACAGGCTGATGTTTGGAAGAGGCTCTGACAGGAGAGAGATGATACAGAAACATGGCATCCTTATAAAATACTGACACACTTTATGAACGGACAACTTTTCACAGCTCTTTGAACATTTAAATGAGCTGCATACTTTCCCCACTGAAACCAGCacaatccctctgtgatggaaaCAATATTTGAACTAAATGTACTGTGGATAAATCAAAGCATTATCAAAGTTGTCCGTGGTTCccttatttttccttctttccctGTCAGATCCTGTCCTGCAGGATAAACATGACTGAGTGGTTCCCTGCATACAGCTGTTACAGTTTGTGTTGGAGATACTTCTGCAAATACAGGAAGCAAATATCTAAAAActgttttcaatgtttttacCAGTCTGTCAACTACAGAGAGCTGTCTGTTGTCCCCCTGTTCTCCTCTATATCTCTCAGCTGATGCTGGCTCACAGATCAGACGACAGATCATGAGCAGCAGCACGGCAGTGATGATTAGGCCAAGTGTCAGAGGAACTGGAAATGGTTTGGAGATGGGGGCGTCACTCACTGCTTGGCTCTGGTTGGCTTTAGGGGAAGCTATCTCAGTCTGCTTGGTGACTGGAGGAGCCACACTGGCAGGTCTGAAAGCTGGACTTTTTTGTATGCATTCACTGACACAGTCCAACTCCTGGAGGAAGTTGTTGTGGTTTCCCTGGCAGCCTCCATACAGGAAGTGTTTGCACTCTCCCACATTTTGGTCGTAGTACCACCGTGGGAAGGTGCCTTTACAGGGTCCCACAACTGGAGCAGCAGCACATGGGTCTTGACTGACTGAAGCTTCCTGCTCACTGGCACTTTGAGAAGGAGCCGCCTTGCTTGTGTCTTGCGGTGTGATGGTCTTTCTGGCTCCAGTCGGGAGCATGGAGTCGTCTTCAGCCTTCTTTGTCTGAGCGACAGGCCGCTGAGGGCTGGGCAGGTCCACAGCGTGGGTCACTGACTTTCGGCTGCCATCGAAGTTTGGGCAGAAGTCTTCGTCTGAGCGGTCTGGACAGTGCTGCTTCCCATCGCAGGCATAGGTGATGTCAATACAGCAACCGTCATCACACTTAAATTGGTAGTTTGAGCAGTGACCGGTACATACTTCTGCTTGGTGTTTTGGAGCCAGTACGGTGACAGAGATATTATCGGCGCTTTTCTGTCCCTCCGTGTCAGTGACTGTCATCTGAAACGTGTAGACTCCTTCCTGGAGGCCACTGATCTTCAGCAAACCTGGATGTGTTGACTTCATATTGATGGCTGTGTCTCCTTTAATCAGACTCCACTCATAGCGGCGGATCCCGTGGTCGTCCACGCTGTCACGGCCATCCAGCACAGCCCAATCTGTGGGCAGCTGGATAACCACATCCTGTCCAGCGTCACTG comes from the Astatotilapia calliptera chromosome 15, fAstCal1.2, whole genome shotgun sequence genome and includes:
- the LOC113037159 gene encoding low-density lipoprotein receptor-related protein 11-like isoform X1 codes for the protein MALLQHPRLLLACVGLLLLLTFGSIDARSSPISDLKSKISGVEELLEEFRKQLQQDQTYRTGEVMDSCVGDFSAAGDRIIRAKDSIEQGATFLLAPDRVYTRKDCVHACCSQPHCTVAVLHEDQRQPGDSLRCYLFNCTYRSKNVCAFSAQKGFTTYSRTPNTTQGHLPVSSSDSARRPGEEAPDEDDADVDEPPRSDAGQDVVIQLPTDWAVLDGRDSVDDHGIRRYEWSLIKGDTAINMKSTHPGLLKISGLQEGVYTFQMTVTDTEGQKSADNISVTVLAPKHQAEVCTGHCSNYQFKCDDGCCIDITYACDGKQHCPDRSDEDFCPNFDGSRKSVTHAVDLPSPQRPVAQTKKAEDDSMLPTGARKTITPQDTSKAAPSQSASEQEASVSQDPCAAAPVVGPCKGTFPRWYYDQNVGECKHFLYGGCQGNHNNFLQELDCVSECIQKSPAFRPASVAPPVTKQTEIASPKANQSQAVSDAPISKPFPVPLTLGLIITAVLLLMICRLICEPASAERYRGEQGDNRQLSVVDRLVKTLKTVFRYLLPVFAEVSPTQTVTAVCREPLSHVYPAGQDLTGKEGKIREPRTTLIML
- the LOC113037159 gene encoding low-density lipoprotein receptor-related protein 11-like isoform X2; protein product: MALLQHPRLLLACVGLLLLLTFGSIDARSSPISDLKSKISGVEELLEEFRKQLQQDQTYRTGEVMDSCVGDFSAAGDRIIRAKDSIEQGATFLLAPDRVYTRKDCVHACCSQPHCTVAVLHEDQRQPGDSLRCYLFNCTYRSKNVCAFSAQKGFTTYSRTPNTTQGHLPVSSSDSARRPGEEAPDEDDADVDEPPRSDAGQDVVIQLPTDWAVLDGRDSVDDHGIRRYEWSLIKGDTAINMKSTHPGLLKISGLQEGVYTFQMTVTDTEGQKSADNISVTVLAPKHQAEVCTGHCSNYQFKCDDGCCIDITYACDGKQHCPDRSDEDFCPNFDGSRKSVTHAVDLPSPQRPVAQTKKAEDDSMLPTGARKTITPQDTSKAAPSQSASEQEASVSQDPCAAAPVVGPCKGTFPRWYYDQNVGECKHFLYGGCQGNHNNFLQELDCVSECIQKSPAFRPASVAPPVTKQTEIASPKANQSQAVSDAPISKPFPVPLTLGLIITAVLLLMICRLICEPASAERYRGEQGDNRQLSVVDRLVKTLKTVFRYLLPVFAEVSPTQTVTAACREPLSHVYPAGQDLTGKEGKIREPRTTLIML